The Arachis ipaensis cultivar K30076 chromosome B10, Araip1.1, whole genome shotgun sequence DNA window cctcctagacttttccattttttttattagaatgtTATAttgtaaaatttcaaaaatactgtGTGGTCATTGTTATCCGCTATTTAAGAGCGAATATCACTTTTAGTTCGAACATTtcgctatatatatatatctcaaaAATATGTAATGACTAATTTAGTGAttgatttttaatattataatataTACATAGTATTTTTGGTAATATaatcatattttattattttgcagTTGTAACATACATTAATTATagagtaaaagacaaataggtctctTACCTTTTAAAATGCGGATATTTTCGTCTCTCAAGATTGAAAAATACATTCCGATCCCTCACGTTTTAAAACTGTCGACAATTATACCCTTCCGTTCGTTTTGGGCCAAAAACGGCAATGGAGCCAGCTGACATGGAGGGGTAGTGAATGACGTGGCCGTTACACTTGCTGAAGTGGATTAGGACGAAATCTTAGTGGACAAATTCGTCCCTTAAGtgcaaaacgacgccgtttccacCAGTGAGCCCTATTTCATCCAAATACAAGGTGGAAGTCATGGCCGCTGCTGGTGTGTGATCGTCCATGATGAGTGAAGGGGGATCTTCATGCGCTGTTGCAGGAGGATGTGATCGAGATGGGGTTGCGCCGAAGTGTTTCTGCGGGCTTTATGCCATTCTTTACAAGTCAAGAACAACATCTAATCCCAATAGGATGTTTCTCGGGTGTCCATTCTTCAAGGTGAGCGATTATTTTGATAGTAGTTGGATGAGACTGTTCTGTGTCTAATTATGGCGTTATGTGAAAAATTGCTCCAGGTTAAAGAACGGTGTTGCCGGTACTTTGTCTGGCTTGATGAATACCTGAAAAAAATTAGGGCCATGGAGTCTGAAGCATTGGGTGCTGTGGATGATGTTGGAGGTGTAGACGTTGAAGATCAAGTGGTGCGAAGTcagaaattggaaaaaaaaattcaactggTGCGAAGTCAGGAACtggagaaaaaaaatgaaagagttGGAGAGGAAACTGTTATGtatggagaagaagaaaaaatgagtATGTGGCATATTGCTTTGATTAGTGTAGTTGTTTTTGTTGTTGCTGTATGTTTCTTAAAGTGGTGAGGATGAATTGATGTACAATATTGATGATGTAATGAAAATTGCCATTGTTGGCTATTTAATGAAAATTGTCATTGTTGAACAAGTAAAAAGTACTGTGAATTAGCTATTATATAAGGTAGTACTTCTGCATAGATTATGACCAAAATATAAACAACAATGTATCTGTCTTAATCCAAAACATAACAGCATAGGTTTGccacaaaataacaaaatatctGGTTGACATATAAACAAGTTTGCCAAACTACGATAAATAGACAGTGTTGTTTAATTCATACTAAAGACTAGGACAAAAAATAGAAATTCATTCAGTAGTGTTCAGTTCTTCTAATTGTTGGATCCAGGAGTTGGGATGAAATTCATTCCTACGGCTTTACTGCCAGCGACTTTCAAGGTCTCCTATGATGTAGCGACACTGACACTGGTGCTTTGAGTCTGGGTTGTATATGGGGGTGGATTTGGTGGTGAAGTTGAAGGTGGATTTGTACTTGTTCGGGGCCTTCTGATTGTCTGCTTGGGTCTAAATTTAGAGGCAGCAGCTGGGGTTTTGGGTTGCCCCATTCTTAGCAGCTGGGATGGAGGCCTGAATGGAGGTTGGACTGGAGCAGATGGTGTTGTTGCTGCAGTATTCTGGCTGATGACATTATTCTGCAAAAGTAACTGAATTATTCAGTTGTTCAAATGCATGGACAAGAATAAAGTGATTGGCATTATGAGTGTATTGTTTAGGGGGGCTTACTGGAGACTTTTTTTGCACAACACTATTTTCAGCAAAACTTTCAGTATGTGTCTGGGTTTGATCCTATGCAACATAGATCCAGCAAGGAAACAACATGGACAAATTAGTTCTTAAAAAAAGGTTATAATGACATCGTAACCACTGACAAAATTTAAAATGTACAGATTTATCCTAAAGCATAGCAGAGATACCTCTGGCTGAGGGGCTGATTGTGAAAGGGGAAGCAGCACCAAGGGTTGTGTGTTTACATCAGTTTTCttagcttttttcttttttggtttccaATTTGAGTTGTTTGGTACTCCCTTACAGGTCTTACAGTTATGGCATTTCTCATTGCACTTGCTGCATGTCACTTGAAAGCTTCTCTTAAGCTTGTCACCCTGAATATGAGCCTCAGCAGGATCCTTGTTATGATTGTGTACCTTAGGCCTCCCAATAAGTCGCTTGATGGGTGGTGGAGCAGGCCTCAGCTTCTGATGATTAATTAATattgaataaaaaaatcaattcacTAGCATTACTCATAATTAGTTACTAATTAGCCATTTTGGCCATATTTAATTTGTTAGTCgcttattattaatatattgaaGAATAGGCTTCGATAATAATCCGTATTACGGACCGTGCGATGGCATCTTTTATATATGCTTTGCGTCACCGTCTTGTGAAGCATTAATGCATGCACATGTCTCGTATGTTCAATTCTTGGTATCATTGACATATTCTACAATATTCACACTCAatcaaaataaattgaaattgctGATGATCTGATATACTTTATGACCCAATTCAAAAAGAGAATGTGAACACAAGTTGAACTTTGACTTTTGATCACCAAGTAAAGAGAATGGTTATTAGACACATAGTTTGTGTATTTGTACAACAGACTACATTTGGTatgatttttttcctttttcaattgggcataattaaaaaattgaatCAATTCAGTAAATATTCCTATAACTCAAATTAACAAATTCAATATGACAATTTGTCACACGACCTTAGTGTGATTTTGCATAAAAAGTGTGATGGATgagttgtattttttttttaatgtttggaTGAGCCAGAAATAAATCTGGCACCTAATAATATGGAATGATACCCCCACCTAAAGTTCTATAAAAGCCCCCACACACTCTTTATTTCATATACCACCATCATAATAACTCATCACTGCCCCCTCTCTCAATCTCTTTATAGTGCCTTTTGGTTCTTTCATTTATATAAGCAAAATTTGGCTAAGTGTAGGGGAGATCTAAGAGAGGGGGTAACAATGGCCAAGTCTAAGTTCCTTCCTGTTTTCATCTTGGCCCTCATTGTCATTTCCATGCTTCAAACTGTGGTAACTAATTgtgaattattatatatatggTAGTCTTTTGATTGAAAGTAGAAAACACATTGGATTCTCTAACATGttcttgtttgatttttaagGTCATGGCATCTCATGGGCATGGAGGACACCATTACAATGACCAGGTATGTAATGCATAACCAAAtgcctcttctctctcttccacACATGCATTGTTTCTATCTCTCTTGGCGGGGTGGTCAAAATCCCAAGAATTAAGAGAATGGTAGCTACTAATAAAAGTTGGTACAAATGAATGAGAGTCTGTGTTTATTTTCTGATCTGGATGATGAGAATGGTATTTACTTGTGTGAAGATGTTGTTCATTTTATATCTCTACAATACTACTTAAAGAATTAGTTATTAGACTTTTGCTCTGATAGATATTttgatgcaaaaaaaaaaaaaagtaactagTTTATCATGATACAtacattttaattgaattttaattttaattttattctttttatattcATTACTAATTGAATGCCTCCTGactctattattattatcttatttataataaattttactttttaatGAGAATTTTTTAATTGGATTATAGACTTATTTTTACTCCTAATAGAGAATCAATAAACAGTGTGTATTTTTTACGCAACCAAATGagatgtatttttttttcttttattttaagaaaaatgtCTCAACACATCATAATGTATGTCgagaaaaatatatcaaaataaataaataaacagagcAAATAACATGTACCcactatttttttttccttttctccctTTCAACTATTTTCATTTATCTAATGTCTTTATTTGTCTCTATTATAGTATAGGAAAAAATTTAAATGTATCAGAAAATACCGGTAttccagttattttaaccgttgatttcaattaatatatattatatatattttataattcagatcGACGGTTAAAATAACTGAAACACCGGTCTTTCCTGTATACCTAAAGGAATCCTCCTCTCTAGCAAGGAAATTATTAAGTTCTTGTTGGGATCGAAATATCAAATATGCCTCTATTATTGCATTAGTTTTCTTATTGACAATAATAGAAGTTGGGCCGGGGTAAGACTTTCTTCAATTAGTAACATTAGGAATTTGATTTCAACCAACTACTAAGCTTAGGGGtgaatataattaataattaataatgccAAATGATTGCTGACTTCTGCTTCTCAAATGTGGTTTTTCTCAGAGGAAATATGGACCTGGCAGTCTCAAGAGCTACCGTAAGTGATGTTTCCTTTGTTTTATTAATTACATCATTAATGCTTAACAAATAGAATATCTATTTGTTTTTTTAGATTGAGATCCATTTCTTTTTGTTATCTATAAGTGTTTTATGACTGTTTTTTTAATGAAATgttattttttgtaaaaaaaaaaaacaaaatttattcaaaaataattttaaataatttatttacataATTAATTTGAATTGGTCAAGTAGTTAACTTATTTATCCACTTAAACAAATATTTGAAGTtcgaattttattttatacatacAATAATTTATTAGTCATCAACatattcttaaataaaattttaatttatgataaattaattCTTAACCTATCAAATTATGAGATATCATAagcaacaaaaaaataatttgtttacactatctattttataaaaatacaggAATATTtgataaccaaagaaaatcagccaaaaataaccataacttgccttatttagcattcattaattgttgcgataattaattaatgctaaataagacaagttctgactttttttttgtctacctagcattacccaTAAAAATATTATTGCATGGATTACATCTAATTTACCGTTAAAGTTGCATCTTTTGAGTTTATGAATTAAAAGacatttatatattattaatcttttaaaattttgaatttttaaaaaagatatttttattttaaacaccTTAATATGTACCTTAACAAATTCAGCCAATAATTGCATGAAGAACGCTTCTTAAGTTTATTAACATAAAAAATCTTGTTGCAATATTAACAAATTTAAAGTTGATTCAAATTTTTaatacaattattattattataaaatttttaattttttcatatcTCGAATAACCTTAATAAGAGTTACTTAGAATACTTGTTGGCAAGAAGCATTTAGTTAACCTGTGTTGAAATATGTGATATGACCAGAATGCCCATCAAAATGTTCAACAAGGTGCAGTAGGACCCAATACCACAAGCCGTGCATGTTTTTCTGTCAGAAGTGCTGTAACAAGTGCCTCTGTGTTCCCCCGGGGTATTATGGGAACAAAGCTGTCTGCCCCTGCTACAACAACTGGAAGACCAAGGAAGGAGGACCAAAATGCccttaattaattagttaattaaacagagagaaattgaaaattgaaaacctTGTAAACAATAATTCTGGGGAAATTAAAAAAATCGTTAAAAATAAGAAATCAGTATTTAATATTGAGATTGTAATTTTATCGTGTATgtgtttaattatcttgattCCAAGATAATTAGATcctcagattttattttattagttttttatttttaaaaaatttgatgcaataattttaatttatttacttcttccttctttatggTCTAACTAGTAACTAAATAGATGATGCCATATTGCCATTTGCTTTTCTTGGTTCTATACAATGCCTCTCatgtattattttatataatttgttGGTGTATTAGATAGGGTCGGTGTATTAATTGAGGATGGGCCTTTATCTGTGGGCTCCTTTATTTGCATGCTACTCATCGTTGTTAagttttagaaaattttaaattaaaaaattaaattttattattttttttaactattttgTTTGGTTAAAGTAATTATATcagttatatttttaaaatactttaTTTGAAAAAATAGTTAGATAACTTTTATTCATAAAATATGTAATTGATGTTActgtttattaattttaaatattaattaaaaataaataaatttttaactttttaattcGAAGACACATAATTTTCTGACtaattgaaattataaaaaaGGTCAATAACTTTTTAAAATACGAAACATTTAAGTCGTTCtatctaaaatatataaaaacaaaTTGGTCTTCTAGAGAAATTTAGATATCTCATATTTTAGAAAGTGataaacatttttatattttttattaatagatgatttatttattttcgagATAAGAAGTTAGGGACTTATTTATCGTTTACTCTTTAATATATATGAacatattttgaaaaatgatAGATTATggagaaaattgaaattttttattatttataggtGAAATTTGAAATATTCTATTTTcagtaattattttaaaaaaaatattattaaaatttaagatGCTTTAAATTAATATCCAAACACAATATGTTGTCCTTAAAAATTTAAGAGAGTCTACAAAAAATACAGTTTCTTTGTTAAATACTCCATCCAAATATACTATCACTTTTTTTCTGCTTTTCAAAGAGAGGTTAATACGGTGTTGAATGTTGATGTAGGTTGTTTACGAAACTTCTCTAAtgctttgtatttttttttttttcttgttggaAATTGTTAGCCAAACAAGTTAATTCATTTTTTTGACAAATTACAATCNNNNNNNNNNNNNNNNNNNNNNNNNNNNNNNNNNNNNNNNNNNNNNNNNNNNNNNNNNNNNNNNNNNNNNNNNNNNNNNNNNNNNNNNNNTTATCTCTATGTAATCAATGGTTGAAACTTTGAAGTTTGAAGTACACTTTAGAAGTTTGGCATGATGTCAAAGTTTATATAATGAAAATTATCTAAAATTCaatatttgtattttaattttttttaatataaaacaaaaaaaaaatacaaaatttttaaatttaacggctctcaactatcaactttacgtgaagttgattgTACTTTagtttttacttaaaaaaatattataaatattaaaatttagatgtCAAATCCCCCTGCCCCCTAACCGACCCGTTACCCACTGAGCCTTCCCATCTGTTGCACTAGAGTAGGGGTGTGCATGAGTCGGGTGAAACCATGTTTGATGTGATCCACACCCGActcgaaatatataccgggcctatttattagacccgaactcgGTCCTATACCCGATGAAAcgtatacactttcgggccacgattataccgggtaaaaatcgggtgaaaaccgggccgttaacattatattaccttgataccttcttataagctagcatgtgaaaatatccaaatttccaagactccaaccattatttgacatagtaaaattcacttagaaaaatataacaagaaccaactcttttctaaaattaaagcataaccataatcaatactaatattatctaataacaccaaatatttaaatcaatataaataacacaatattatgcattagtctaaaatcttatgcattttaaacataaaagattaacttatagtcttataataactaataacacaaaatattaaggtttataatacttaaatttcacataagaatacccatcatccatcactaataacacaaaatattaattatgtatgatgacCGGATCACcaggccgacttcgggtgacccgagacATGGGCCCGGACTCGACCTGAAATAATAACCGGATCTATTTTTTAAACCCTTACCCTACCCTAAACctggtgaaatcacaccaaaataaTCCCTAAAATGTTCGGGATCGGACCGGGTCTTCGGGTCGggtcgggccatgcacacccctacactagagaAACGGCTTAATTTTGCATGTTGTGAAGCATCTTCTTCTTCACAGCACTAGCGTGGAAACCACTATTCTGAGCGGTGGTGGCACCTTAGAAGCCTCGCTATCGGAGACTGAATTTTGTTGCGCCTCCAGCGTAACCCATCTAGTTGCTGCAGCAGCAGTTGGGTCTTCTCCGTCGGCGTCCTCCATCGCCCAGGAGGTCCAATTCACAACGGCCAAAAGCTTCTGCCTCTTTTACCGCAGCCAATTCCTCCACTGTCTTTTTCTACCACAACGTTCTTTTCTTTTGTATCTCCGGTTTTAATTTCAACCCCACCTGTGGAGATGTGGTTGACACTCAAACCTAAAACATTTGCCCGTGAGACCGTGACGCTGTTGGATGCATGCAGGTTCTCTGCCTCAGATCATAACAATCTGGATTAAACTCTTGCTTTCCTGCCTTAGGACTGGTGCGAACTTTTTCAATGTAtcctttgcttttccttttttttttcctcctttAATTTTTGGCATTCTTCATTTTCGAATCTCGCTTTTAAAGATGCTTCGTATTTCTGCAGGTGGTTGAAAGCTCCAAGTCGAAAGTAACGTTTCTGATTCTGCAACCTTTGCCACTGCATGAGCAAGACGATTTTCATTCCTGAGAGTCCAAGTCATTacttttttaggtagtttttccATTAAAATTTGAATATCTTAGATCATAGCCAATGCTCTAAGGATGCGTCTAAACCAAAAGTTGGTTGTGGTTAGTGGTTACAAcgcgtttttatttttttctttgggaTGGTGGACAAGGCTAATCATCAAAAGGCTCATCAATAAGGCCCATTAAAAATTTGAATAGCCCAACAACATTCCTTTCCGCGCCAATTCTgccaacaaattttgaaaatcccAAATAGCCAAAGGctccaaaatctttttcattttcagaCAATTTCGGAGATCAAAAACTCGGAAAGCGCTTCCGAGTTGACTCGGACTGAGCATAATGGAGCAGCACGACGAGTCATCGGCGGCGGGAGGGTCGATTCGGCCGAGGCTCTTCATCAAGGAAATGGTGATGCGGAACTTCAAGTCCTACGCTGGAGAACAACGCGTTGGTCCTTTCCACAAGGTtagggtttttctttttctttttctccttgctTTTGATTTTAGTCACTTCGGTTGCTCTGAAAATTGAGTGTGCTACTCTGCTAAACGGTTTGTTTTGGAGCTAAGAGCTTCACGGCGGTGGTTGGACCCAACGGGAGCGGGAAGAGCAACGTCATTGACGCAATGCTGTTCGTCTTCGGGAAGCGAGCGAAGCAGGTGATATTTCTGGATTGTTTTCCCGAGTGTTTTTGTTTGTGCTGATTAACTCAATTTCCTTTTTTTgtccttgtttttttttttaaattttattattattttgtcttGGTCGTTATGCTTGCAGATGCGTTTGAACAAAGTATCTGAGCTTATTCATAATTCAACCAATCACCAGAATTTGGACAGTGCAGGGGTTTCTGTTCATTTCCAGGAGATTGTTGATTTGGTAAAATTCTCTTATGCTAGATATATTTATAttcatatttattatatttaatatgcTAAGTTAGTCATTGGAttagtttatcttgtgtttaaaacaatgaatgataaaaaaatatattattgctGGAGTTTTTGAGGGGATTTTTTCCCCACTACAATTTAAGCTAAAGTAAGCCCTCTCACTCAGAAGATTAGTGTGTTTGGATTTCAATATGCACACCATATCATGTAGGCATGGATAGTAGAATGGCAATTGAATTTCAATTCATTTTAATATGCTTCGTAAAATCCTTTTGAGTTATTTTTCAATATAATTTTTAGTCTCAAATAGTGATTTGTGCAGAAGTTGGAAAAAATTGCCAATTGAATTCTGGTGCTGGTTCTGTTTCCAAAGGCTGAGATACTAACTGATACACAATAGTCCTgtactttttcttgcttaatTTGGTTCTcatatttcttatttttgaatgGTTCCTTGTCGTATGCTCTAGAGCTAATTTTCAGTTTACCATCATGATACACTGNNNNNNNNNNNNNNNTCTCTTTTTCATCACATCCATCCTGTCTCTGCTTAAAATAGAACTAGTTATCACTTGTTGCAACTTGCAGGATGATGGAACGTATGAGGCTGTTCCTGGAAGTGATTTTGTGATTACCAGGGTTGCTTTCCGTGATAACTCCTCGAAGTATTATATTAATGACAGGACCAGTAACTTCACTGAAGTTACCAAGAAGCTTAAAGGAAAAGGTGTTGACCTTGACAATAATAGATTTCTAATCCTTCAGGTTTGCATCTGTTGCATgatgttttttatgattttatgtttttttctATGAGGTCTTATACATCTTCATATTTGATCTGTTTCTTTTAGGGTGAAGTTGAGCAGATATCACTTATGAAACCAAAAGCTCAAGGACCTCACGATGAAGGTTTTTTAGA harbors:
- the LOC107621600 gene encoding gibberellin-regulated protein 4, with amino-acid sequence MAKSKFLPVFILALIVISMLQTVVMASHGHGGHHYNDQRKYGPGSLKSYQCPSKCSTRCSRTQYHKPCMFFCQKCCNKCLCVPPGYYGNKAVCPCYNNWKTKEGGPKCP